From a region of the Tiliqua scincoides isolate rTilSci1 chromosome 4, rTilSci1.hap2, whole genome shotgun sequence genome:
- the LOC136648450 gene encoding zinc finger protein 436-like has product MAAAHLDQGPISFAEVALYFSKEEWARLSPFQRRLYKEVMMDNHENVTFVASVWVQMGREKEQIQSSQQKSNTGEKPFQHQECGMTFTWGGHLRIHHRTHTGEKPYECQECGKAFSRSDHLKSHHRTHTGKKPYECQECGKAFSQSGNLISHHRTHTGEKPYECQECGMTFSQGGHLIRHHRTHTGEKPYKCQECGKSFSDSSQLKCHHRTHTGEKPYKCQACGKNFRDSSNVVHHYRTHTGEKPYKCQECGKSFSDSSQLKRHHRTQTGEKPNKCQECGEAFSQNGQLISHKRTHSGEKP; this is encoded by the exons atggctgctgctcatTTAGACCAG GGCCCGATTTCATTTGCAGAGGTAGCTCTGTATTTCAGCAAAGAAGAGTGGGCTCGGCTGAGTCCATTCCAGAGGCGACTCTATAAAGAAGTCATGATGGACAATCATGAAAATGTtacctttgtag CATCAGTTTGGGTCCAGATGGGAAGAGAGAAGGAGCAGATTCAGTCTTCTCAGCAAAAATCcaacacaggggagaagccctttcagcaccaggagtgtggaatgactttCACTTGGGGTGGTCATCTTAGAatccatcatagaacccacacaggggagaaaccctatgagtgccaggagtgtggaaaggccttcagtcgGAGTGATCATCTTAAAagccatcatagaacccacacagggaagaaaccctatgaatgtcaggagtgtggaaaggccttcagtcagagtggtaatcttataagccatcatagaacccacacaggggagaaaccctatgagtgccaggagtgtggaatgactttCAGTCAGGGTGGTCATCTTATAcgccatcatagaacccacacaggtgagaaaccctataagtgccaggagtgtggaaagagcttcagtgacagcAGCCAACTTAAatgccatcacagaacccacacaggggagaagccttatAAGTGCCAGGcatgtggaaagaacttcagagACAGCAGCAACGTTGTACACCAttacagaacccacacaggggagaagccctataagtgccaggagtgtggaaagagcttcagtgacagcAGTCAACTTAAACGCCATCACAGAACCCAAACGGGGGAGAAGCCcaataagtgccaggagtgtggagaGGCCTTCAGTCAGAATGGTCAGCTTATTAGCCACAAGAGAACCCACTCAGGAGAGAAGCCTTAG